The genomic segment ccccaatatactctctaaattcccatttatacccccaggctcgccccgagccgggtataaatccccgccgtgactttttcgctaacctgctcactaggatcgtcttgaatcacagatcacaaatatatccacataataatgtggtctcaacaatttatcacatatatgtacatttatgccctcaacaggccaaaattacgattatgcccttctaacctaatcagggcctacatgcatactaatacacatagtcatgcatctcaaatattcaaataatcatataacatactttaaatcattaaatcacatatattccaattatgccctccaggcacactaatcaaggcccttaagccttattagtaaatttgggtcgttacagtggttCTATAGGTTCTCTGTATAGCCATGACAATAGCTCTCTTAATATCACAGCCCACAAGCTTGATGGAAAAAATTATCTTCAGTGGAATCAGTCAGTCAAACTTTTCATTTGTGGACGTGGGGAACTTGGGTACATCACTGGTGATCTCCCGGCACCACCTTCCATTGATCCTACGTACAAGGTATGGCAAGTTGAAAACTCTATAGTTCTTGCATGGCTAATTAATTAGATGGATCAAAAAATTAGCCGCAGATATTTATTCTTTAAGACTGCTAAGGAAGTATAGGACGTTGCTTGAAAAATGTACTCTAACCTTGGTAACACTTCTCAAATTTTTTAGATCCGCACCAAACTCAGAGATTAAGCAAGGTAATCAAACTGTTACTCAATATTTTTCAGATTTACAAGACTTATGGCAGGAACTTAATCTGTATCTGGATACCACACCACTATGTGCCAACTGTACCACAATCCAGCAACAACAACTAGAGAAAGAACGTGTCTTTGAGTTCCTTACTGGGTTGAACAACAATCTAGATGAAGTCAAAGGTCGTTTGGTTGGTCGCTCTCCATTTCCTGATACTGAAGAAGCATTCTCGGAGGTCAGACATGAAGAAGAACGTCGTCATGTCATGCTCAATACGTTAGAACCACAATCAATTGAAAGTTCAGCACTTGTTTCTAAAACCAGCCCACCACAATCTAGAAAATCCAATCCTGATCCTCGACCTAACCGGAAGGTGACAAACCTTGGTGTGATCATTATCAACATCATGGTCACACCGGGTCTACCTGTTGGGAAATTCACAGAAAACCACCAAACTGGACTCCTCGTCACCAAAATGACAAAAAGGCCAACCAAGTTCAAAGTGAAACTAAAAATACTGGTGTCCCTTCCTTCAGTAATGCATAAATTGAACAGTTGTATACTGTCTTGAGTCGATCTTCCATGGTACCCAAATATGGATTCGAATCTCATAGTGCTTCAGTGGCACATTCTGGTAATTTCTCTTTCGCTGCCCAAACTCCATGGATAATCGATTCCAATGCAACATATCACATGACAGGTTCATCTCATTTGTTTGATTCTTATTGTCcctatttgaaaaaatatagtgTCAAGATAGCAGATGGCACTCAATCCCCTATTGCAGGAATTGGCACCATTAAATTGTCTATTGATTTACTTCTTAAATCAATTCTTTACGTTCCTTCTTTGAAATGCAATTTAATTTCTGTTCACAAATTGACTTCCGATAACAATTGTCTTGCTAAAATTGTGTCCAATTCTTGCCAATTTCAGGATCTATCATCGGGGAGGATGATTGGCAGTGCTAGGATTCATGACAGACTTTATTTCTTTGACAAACAACATCCAATCAACAAAGTTCCAAGTTATTTTACTACTTATGTTTCAAACTCTATTTCTAATTCCAATTTTAACACCATTATGTTATGGCGTTGTTGACTTGGGCATCCAAGTTTTTATATTTAAACATTTGTTTCCATctttatttatcaataaaaagGTTGCTGAATTTCAATGTGATATCTGTCAATTTTCCAAACATACACGTGTTTCATTTCCTCCAAGGATATATACACCTTCTAGTCCTTTCTCTCTCGTTCATAGTGATATTTGAGGACCCTCCAAGGTCTCTACTTCTCATGGTAAGCGTTGGTTTATTATGTTTATTGATGATCACACACATATTACTTGGGTTTATCTGCTTAAGCATAAGTCTGGTACATGTCAGGTTTTTTCAAAACTTTCATCATATGATCCAAACACAATTTCAAACCTCTACCAGAATACTTTGTACCAACAATGGTAATGAATATTTCAATACCACTCTTGGTCCCTACCTTCTCCAAAATGGGATTGTTCATCAAAGTTCTTGTGTcgatactccgcaacaaaatagGGTTGCTGAACGAAAAAATTGCCACCTCTTAGAAGTTGCTCGTGCTCTCATGTTCAATATGcatgctccaaaatatctttgGGGCGATGCTATTCTCACTGCTACTTACCTCATTAACTGCCTTCCAAGTCAACCCTTTCTATTCAAGACACCATATTCTGTCCTTCAATCACTCTATCCTTACACTTCTTCAAATTCTATGCCAGTCAAAGTTTTTGGCTGCACTACCTTTGTTCATGTTCACTCACACAATTGTAGTAAACTTGATCCTAAAGCAATAAAAACAGTGTTCCTGGGTTATTCTCCTGCCCATAAAGGTTATCATTGCTATTTTCCACTCACAAAAAATCATACATCTCAAGTGATGTAACTTTTTTTGAAAAGGTTCCATATTTCACTCCCACCTTTCTTCAGGGGGAGCACAGTCATCACAAGCAAGAAGCTCAGTGGTCATGGGGTTTAGAATTACATCTAGACACTCCATTCTCTTTAGATCCAAAAAAACCTCTAGACACTCCATTCTCTTCAGATCCAGGAAAAGCaaatccttcttcttcttcttcttcttcttcttcttcttcttcttcttcttcttcttcttcttcttcttcttcttcttctgcttcttcttcttcttctgagaACATCTTAGAAACAGAAAGACCTCCTCAAGACTTACAAAAATAAATTCGGGTGTATTCCAGAAGAAATAAACAAGTCACAAATCCTCATCACAGTCAAGAGCCCGATCCGGTGATATAACCACTTTCCGCAAATGATTCAGGTACTCATCCTTCAAACACTCAGTCAGATCTAGACATTCCTACTGCATTAAGAAAAGGAACTAGATCTTTTACTCAACACCTTATTTTGAAATTCATCTCTTATTCAAAATTATCATCTCCATTTAAAGCTTTTACCTCTACTCTATTAGATGTTGTGATTCCCAGGAACATCAATGAAGCACTTGATACTCCTCAATGGAAGGCAGCAGTTCTCGAAGAGATAAAAGCACTTTAACATAATGGAACTTGGAGATTGGTGGAGTTACCACCAGATAAGAAGATAATAGGGGCAAATGGGTGTTTACAGTCAAGTACAATGCAAATGGATCCATTGAGAGGTACAAAGCTCGATTAGTTTCCAAGGGGTTTACTCAAACTTATGGAATTGAATAAAATGAGACATTTTCTCCAATTGTGAAACTGAATACTATCAGAGTATTGCTCTCGTTGGCAGTCAACTTGGATTGGAAATTGCATCAACTCGATGTAAAAAAATGCTTTCTTGAATGGAGAGCTGGAAGAAGAGGTGTACATGAGTCAGCCTCCGGGTTTTGAAGAATCTCCCAATTCAACTAAAGTCCGCAAACTAAAAAAATCTCTCTACGGTCTAAAACAATCTCCTCGAGCATGGTTCAATCATATTCTAAAGGTTGTCAAGGGGCTTGGATACGTGCAAGGTCAAACTGACCATACTCTCTTTATCAAACACTCAATCGAAGGGAAAATGTCAATTATGATCGTGTATGTTTATGACATAATTGTTACTGGCAACCATACTGAAGAGATGAGTATTATTAAAGAAAGGTTGGCAAAGGAGTTCGAAGTCAAAGATCTCGGTGCTCTCAGGTATTTTCTGGGGATGTAATTTTCTAGAAGCAAAAGAGGGATTTCTGTGTCCCAAAGGAAATACACTCTTGAACTCTTAAAGGAGACAAAAATGCTCGGTAGCAAGCCCAACAAGACTCCAATTGAGCTTGGAGACAAGAGGAAAATGTTTGAAGGAAGTCCAGTTGACAAAGGGAGGTACCAACAACTAGTAAGGAAGCTAATCTACCTCTCACATACTAGACCTGACATTGCCTTTGCGGTGAGTCTAGCCAGTCAATATATGCATGATCCTTGTCAGGGACATCTTAGTGCAGTATATAGAATTATGAGGCATCTCAAGCAAACACTAGGAAAATGTCTTTTCTTCAAAAAGACAAATGAGAGGAAGGTTGAAGTGTTCACAGATGTAGATTGGGCTGGGTTAGTTGATGACAAAAAGTCTACATCTGGGTATTGTATGATTGTTTAGGGTAATGTAGTTACATGGTGAAGTAAAAAGAAAACAGTGGTTGCGAGGAGCAGTGCAGAGGCAGAATATAGAGCCATGGCCCATGGAGTATGCGAAGCAATTTGGATTAAACGCCTACTAGAGGAGTTAAAAATTGAGTATGTAGCTCCCATTCAGCTTTATTGTGATAATCAGTCTACCATCAGCATTGCACATAATCATGTACATCATGATCGAACTAAACATGTAGAAGTGGATCGTCACTTCATCAAAGAGAAGATTGATGGGGGAatcataattattatatatgtacatACAGATCAACAGCTAGCCGATATTCTCACAAAGGGGTTGTTCGAGTGagtatttgattttcttgtaaaCAAGCTTGGACTTATCAATATCTACAGTCCAGCTTGAAGGGGGGTGTTAACAATTACGAATAGGAATAGTTTctgttttttaatatttaatttatttattattttaatcgtTTCAATTTTTTAGGGTGATTAATTGTATTTCCTCTATATATACTCTCTATTTTACGTTGTAATAGATACAGAAATAAAAGAACGTACTTTTCTCTCCCATTTTTATACAACCTGTCAAACTTCTGTGCATAGTCGGTAACAAAAAGGTTCCCTTGAACCAAAGTCATGAACTCATCCACCCTGGTTGCCAATACAGCTACACTGTAGTACTTCTTGCTAAATGCCTGAACAAAGTGTGCCTAGGTCATAGTATTCAAGTCACGAGTCTGCTTCACCACATCcccaccatattcttgcatccAACTTGAGTAGGTGGGTTGCACATGAAACCCTTTGATGGTCGTTCAACTCCACGTGATCAAAGATGGCTTCTACTGACTTCAACCAGTCTTCTGCTACCATTGGGATATCTTTCCCTTCAAAACTAGGTAGGGTTTGCTTTCTGAAATGCTCATAGACTGGCTTAAACCCATAAGCCATAggcagtggtgcaggtggtggtattTGAGGCTCAGGTTGTGCCACCAGTACCTGGGGTGCTTAGGGCACTTGGATGGCTTGAGCCAACTCCTCATCCCTCTGTCTCAACTGTTCCCTCAACCTTGTTATTTATGTAGCCAAATCCACAGTCAGTGCAGCTGGGCTACTGGTTGGGCTGGTGGCATCCCCAAATCAAGAATTTTTGTAGCGTTAGGACTTAAAGAGGCACCTTTTCCTTGACCTCTCCCTCTTACCCTGCCTCCTCTATCTCCTTTTCCTCTCGTTGACATTATGAAAttctaaggcaccaaaagaaaGTCAAAAGAGAGGATAAGTCGCATAATGGTTTGGTTAATTATAGTAATTCACGAAAGTTGTCATACATTCTCATATCCAcaccatttagagtttgcaaAAGAGAAAACATTAAACCATAATATCCAAAGTTTGTTCAAAATTATCCCAAAATTCAAACATCCAACAAAGTGTATAAATAACCATATGAAAAATCCATAAGTTCTAAAGGGATTTTAAGAGAAGTCCCATTTTATTAGTTAACATTTATTGAAATAAAATTTGAGACCGACTCTAGTTCTCAATCGTGGACCCATCCCCTGAGCTATAGTCAAAGACGTCTGCCAAAATGTGGAAGTAATCAAGAGTGCTAGCCAATGTCTTCATCCTGACGCTCACTTTTGGTATGGCGTGCATTACTTCTTGGTGCGACATCTCCCATTATAAATCATGCACCGTCTCGAATCCTTCCTCCATCCCTCTATCGTCCTTCTTTACCATGACCGGCTccaaataactaaaattgtaatTGTCTACAAGGTCGTAAATCGTGTATTCGAATGTGCTGAAGTACAAATCATCCTGGATGGCATCGTGACATGCCATGGTCAACTGGAGGAGAGCCTCGGGATAAATAGACAATGATTCCCTTAGCACCTAGTATTGCTCAATGGACCACATAAACTCCCCTCTTTTGTTAATCAATCCTGGCATACGATCGCAAAATACCGCTGTCATTTTTAGTATGGCGATCCTCCAATCGTCGTGATCCTCGTCAAGTTGAACCTTAGGTATCACACGAATCTCTTTGAGTAATTGTTTCTTAGTGGTTCTAATAATAGGAGGTGTCTTTCTAAACTGCAATTACAAAACTACAAAATCTAAAagcatgaaaaaaaaatatagataacATTTAAAGCAAgtacttacgacgcggtgaggtgagattttcccgtctttaacatgtatggggagggtccttggaaataTGAACgactgtctctgataccatttgtaaagtgCCCTATTATATTACTTTGTAAAAAAAGTCGCTTATCtaataaataatagaaaaaataccACTTGAAAGATAAACTTAGTGGGGctttgataaaacatgcaagtttggacccaatagttaaaataaaaataaagtattcaTATGCAATGTCTAAAAGAAATAAAAGCTTAAGTCCCACTAgcatatttgaaaataaaatctATAACATAGTTTCTTTAAATCTTGGCGCTCATATTGATCGTTTATTCGTTCGTAGGAAACTCTCACGTCATACACACTAAAAcgtcagaactccccacatcgcagcgcgtgccaaagagaaaccctattgattacctgaaagggggaaagtaagggggtgagctaaaagcccgtaaggaagtacaagaaaatcaaagaaaagaCAAGAAAGACATGTATACTATAACTAGACAGTTCATAACCTCATCATACTCATATTCCATAATCATAAATGAaatcatagtcatacatcacattcaTACAACATAAGCATAATCTTTGTGATCATAGCACCTCTAttatccatgtcacatcttgaggtaaccagtataaCTGGGCtggtaaacaggatctcaggtccttgaataacctcgtcGTGTTcgttgtttaacgcccaaaacgtgcatccactaagTGGTGGTAGTAGTAAAGATCGGGCGGTCGAGACAAGAAGGTAACTAAGAGCAAAAATATtagtaaaaaataaacaaaagaggTTAGTGAAAGATAATGAAAAGGGAAGTGGATTTATGATTGTTTGTTTGAGAATTTGATCATAaaataaagcaaataaaaataagatgtaatCCAAGATTAGTGAATAGAAAGACATCAAGAGTCGCCCATATACATTGTATAGCTATTTAgatctttgattcataaaatttacacaaacaagcagttcacatcccaactacttAATTGGAGGATTTAACATTAAAGTGCATGcatgttttacaaaaatatatttgagcAAATATGTTCTTACTTTGGAAGCAATAttttaatcttatgaaaaatctaaaaatgacattataccattaagccataatgcaataaaagattgaacATAAAATTAAGCATCAATATTATTTATACTAACTTTAAATACATAGAaaaagcatgactaattctatatataatattagcaACAATAAATAAAGATGATAGAAGAACATaaattactcaaatgtataaaCTTCAAAGACACATATATTgaatcaaaaatataaataaccTCACTTTGCATATGAGATCACCCCTAACCTTCCAAGGAAGATTAGGTCATTATGCACATTATTCTCACAAAAATTCTATAGAGAAATATGAGAAGACAAGTGAGGAAATTTTGCTATAGAttctttactctcaaaattacatacaaactaatgaaatgaactcctatttatagagtctcaaAAGGGATTAAAATGCAAAATAGAAATACAATTGgggttataaataaataaaatatgattatttaaaaccaaattatattattaatattattatgtatagtgttatcattattgttattttggtttatgttgtgcatgaaGGGGGAGTGTGAGAAAATTGGGAGAAAATGAGGGCTGGTGGAGAAGAGATGGCTGAAATGAACTGAGTTTGACTCTTTGACTGACACGACCAATAGTAGTGCGACAAGTGGCACGCGCAGGAGCTACCAGGCAGCTGGGCTAGCAGGCGGGTCGGAATGGGTGGAGGCCGGGTCAGGCATGGGTCGGCTAGGCTCCTGGGTCACGGACGCGGGTCCGGGTCGAGGCTGAGGCGGATGTGTGGCGGGCTGGGGCCACGCCATGTGGCGGGCGCAGGTGAGAGGAAGAGGAAGTGGGCAGGCAGGCCTGGATCTTTTTGGGCTTCTCTAAGCCTCTTGTTTTCACTTTtgccattttttttctcttttctttcagatttaattcttttcttttctcttcatttcaaagtaccaaaatatattttatttcatacaaaataacaaaaaattaaatctcaatcaaatattttcatttataaaataattcatattaatttcataaaaatattaattaaaattaatttattttgaccattaaaatcaataaaaatgcattttcaccactaatcatcCGCCCTTTAAGTTACGTCATATCATTCGTAACTCCTTTGTTGCGTTGCGTTTAGTACGCTAGcaaccttttcttttcattcatcatacaagcacATGTACTACAATTCACATCAAAACATAGAGATTACATGCTTCATATCATTGTCTTATCACGGCATACCAAAACATAGCACTTTCATTTCCATAGTACTTGACTTCTTAGAACATAAAAATCTTACCATGTCATAGTATAAAACATAGAAAATTCTATCTAtcttccttaccttaggtccgagcaaagcaaaaatgagaATACGTCACAACGAGCCAATAATCATAACCAAACGTTCGTCTATTAGAATCACGTAAGACtactcatgcccaacatacataccccacgtggtttacttacaaattaaaataattaaaataaacaactaacaaaataaattcacatatttcctaccaaacaattaaaaaataaatttctatcacttaacaattaataatgaaacaaagcaaaaaattaattaaactaaaaaaaatattgaagagTGGTGGTCGGCTATGCAAGGGGGAAAAGGAAGGATTCTATTCCCATTTATTttcaaaatcaaataaattaaaattggaTGACCAGGGATATTTTGGGTAAGGGGATTGTTGACACTTTTCCTCTTAATTATCCTTTTATTGAAATTGATTTTAGGCCTAAATTAGGAGAAATAGTTTGGGAAACTTTCTCATTCCCATTAGGCTAGTTGTTTTTCTCTAAGGTGAgataaaaggaagaaaagaaagaagagccCCATTTGCTTTGCTGTGTCGTCGGCTagaggagagaagagagagagagagagtgcatgagatagagagaaagaaaggaggaggagaagaagaagaaaaggatttCCAAATCTTAGGGTATGTGTTTTAGTTTTAGTATTTTGATTCTCTAGTTCATCTCCTCATCTTTTGATTTCTAAGTCTTCATGttgatgtgttttttttttctttcttgggAGTTTGGAAAACCCTAGGTATACCAAAAAGGGAGAACCAACTTTGTGGGGTTGATTTCTATCAAGGAGGTAGTGAATCTAGCCTTTTGTTATTTTCGTAATGTTGATTCTAGGTTATGGTTATTGATTGTTGATGATTGATGTTTTGAGTTTTGTTTCTCACATTAGATGGTGGTTGGATTGACATACCCTTGTATCTTGTCAAATTCATAGCAACATGCTAGGGTTGTGTGTGATTTATTTTCTAATGAATGGAAGCAtgtatggatatatatatatatgtatgggcGTGTATGGCACTATGGTTGTGTGTGTGTTTGGGACTAGGCTTGTATGGATGTGTAGACAATACATGTGAAGTTTTGCTtatgtttcttttgatttttctatGAACCTAGTCATGTTATTTGGGAAATAGGAACATGCTAGGGTTCATGTGAATGTGAATGAGGTTATTGGTATTTTTATGGTTTGTTGTTCATGTGGGTTTCGGCCTAGGGAGATTATCATAGCatgttgattattattttttatttgatgtcacatataatcattagaaacatgttagaTTATTTTGTTAAGATTGGGAATTGGTATTAAGTCTATTACAAATGATGATCTAGTTGGTATATGAAGATTTGGTCTAAGCATTGTTTAAACATGATTAAAGGTtggttttcttttatttatgtttgctgtttttttttttatataatttgtgatgataatggtaaattaatattttgaAATACACATATGATTCCTCAAAGTGGTATTtgattttaagtaaataaaagGACATAGTATTTCTTGTGTTAATGGTGTTTTTACCAAATTAATacatgcatattttttttttatatattttatggaagaaaatatagttttaatccaaatttgtgaatttaattaaataaatatagttGCTGGAATTGTTGGGTAATAgtaagaaaaatcttttaaatgagataagtaaaactagtgcatcaaataaattaaatcctAAGCTATATATATGATGAATATGATATTCTcaaaatgtaaatatgtatttttcacaCTATTATTTATgtgcagttttttttatttaaagtgTGAAAGGATTATGGTTTAAAttcatttgtgatttttaaacaaattatTAGTTGCTGAAGCTTTGAGTtattaagaaaaaattattatattatttaagatAAATAAGTCTTATACCCCAACAATTTAAGtcttaaatgatatatatgaaaatgtaattTTCCACACTTTATTTATGAATTTTCACATATATAAACATGCAGTTTTTTTAAGagattagtaaaattattttttaaaaagaaacaagaaacttatttagttattataaatAGCTATAaattttatcatatttttatgctatttaaataaaaaatggaattattattttatgagaa from the Humulus lupulus chromosome X, drHumLupu1.1, whole genome shotgun sequence genome contains:
- the LOC133805830 gene encoding uncharacterized protein LOC133805830; this translates as MVPKYGFESHSASVAHSGNFSFAAQTPWIIDSNATYHMTGSSHLFDSYCPYLKKYSVKIADGTQSPIAGIGTIKLSIDLLLKSILYVPSLKCNLISVHKLTSDNNCLAKIVSNSCQFQDLSSGRMIGSARIHDRLYFFDKQHPINKVPSTHPSNTQSDLDIPTALRKGTRSFTQHLILKFISYSKLSSPFKAFTSTLLDVVIPRNINEALDTPQWKAAVLEEIKAL